From Candoia aspera isolate rCanAsp1 chromosome 4, rCanAsp1.hap2, whole genome shotgun sequence, a single genomic window includes:
- the LOC134497209 gene encoding vomeronasal type-2 receptor 26-like: MVPKEDHQYIGIIQLLHHFRWTWIGIFAVDNNNGEYFLQKMQPLLSQNGICVSFIQRLSQVEDYKELYDTVLGIYINLTNSKANTFLVYGESLTIMGLRAVTFFADPENKRNALFRKVWIMTTQIDFTLSGFQTAWDLQMFHGAISFTIHSRPVVGFQEFLQTIRPDAGYRDGFLKDVWEQSFDCSFPKPELQPMPSRQCIGEKKLEDLPGPLFEIEITGQSYSVYNAIYAVAHALHALLMLGFNKKKNMGKKTDFPDLKAWQLHPFLQGISFNNSAGERVFLNEKQETTGGFDIINLITFPNRSFQRVRVGKLDPSAPKGKELFLDEDLIVWHPAFNQVLPLSRCNDHCSPGSWKKRAEGKLFCCYDCVPCPEGKISNQDDMDDCFECSEDHYPNKEKKGCILKPVVFLTLEETLGIGLASTALCFSLLTSWVLGIFIKHRDTPIVKANNRALTYTLLVSLLLCFLSSLFFLTPLGKVTCLLRQSTFGITFSVAISSVLAKTITVVVAFMATKPGSQMRKWVGKRLAFFTVLSCSLFQVCICTLWLSTSPPFPELDMHSESKEIILQCNEGSASFFYCFLGYMGILAMASFIVAFLARKLPDSFNEAKFITFSMLAFCSVWVSFFPAYLSTRGKAIVAVEVFSILSSSAALLGCIFFPKCYIILFRPELNHREQLIKRN, encoded by the exons ATGGTCCCAAAAGAAGACCATCAGTACATTGGTATTATCCAACTGCTTCATCATTTCAGGTGGACATGGATTGGGATTTTTGCTGTCGATAACAACAATGGAGAATATTTCTTACAGAAAATGCAGCCCTTACTTTCACAGAATGGAATCTGCGTATCGTTCATACAACGTCTTTCACAAGTGGAAGACTACAAAGAACTTTATGACACAGTCTTAGGAATTTATATTAATTTGACAAATAGCAAAGCAAATACATTTCTTGTCTATGGAGAATCATTGACAATCATGGGACTCAGAGCTGTCACATTTTTTGCAGATCCTGAAAACAAGCGAAATGCATTATTTAGAAAGGTGTGGATCATGACTACGCAGATTGATTTCACACTATCAGGCTTTCAAACTGCTTGGGATCTCCAGATGTTCCATGGGGCTATTTCCTTCACCATTCATTCAAGACCGGTTGTAGGGTTTCAGGAATTTCTTCAGACCATAAGACCTGATGCAGGCTACAGAGATGGGTTTCTGAAGGATGTTTGGGAACAATCATTTGATTGTTCATTTCCAAAACCAGAGTTACAACCAATGCCCAGTAGGCAGTGCATTGGGGAGAAGAAGCTGGAGGATCTTCCTGGGCCtttatttgaaatagaaattACTGGCCAAAGCTACAGTGTCTACAATGCCATTTATGCTGTTGCTCATGCTTTGCATGCTCTACTCATGTTGGGgttcaataagaaaaaaaacatgggtAAAAAAACTGACTTCCCAGACCTGAAGGCTTGGCAG CTCCATCCATTTCTTCAAGGCATTTCTTTTAACAATTCAGCTGGAGAGAGAGTCTTCCTGAATGAGAAACAGGAAACAACAGGTGGATTTGACATCATCAACTTGATCACTTTTCCAAACAGATCCTTTCAGAGAGTTAGAGTTGGAAAGTTAGATCCCAGTGCTCCAAAAGGGAAAGAGTTATTCCTTGATGAAGATTTGATTGTCTGGCACCCAGCCTTTAACCAG GTTCTTCCACTTTCTCGGTGTAATGACCATTGTTCCCCTGGATCCTGGAAGAAAAGGGCTGAAGGAAAACTgttctgctgctatgactgtgttccatgcccagaagggaagatttcaaATCAAGATG ATATGGATGACTGTTTTGAATGTTCAGAAGATCATTAtccaaataaagaaaagaaaggatgtaTCTTGAAACCAGTGGTCTTTCTCactttggaagaaacattaggaATTGGTTTAGCCTCAACTGCTCTCTGTTTCTCCCTCTTGACATCTTGGGTCCTTGGAATTTTTATTAAGCACAGGGACACTCCCATTgttaaagccaacaaccgggCCCTCACCTACACCCTCCTTGTCTCTCTTCTGCtctgttttctctcctctctcttcttcctcaccCCACTTGGTAAAGtgacctgccttctccgacaatcCACTTTTGGCATCACCTTCTCAGTGGCCATTTCTAGTGTCctggccaaaaccatcacagTGGTtgttgctttcatggccaccaaaccaggatctcagatgaggaaatgggtggggaaaagattgGCTTTTTTTACAGTCCTGTCCTGCTCTCTCTTCCAAGTATGCATTTGTACTCTTTGGTTGTCAAcatctcccccattccctgaatTAGACATGCACTCAGAATCCAAAGAAATTATTCTGCAATGCAATGAGGGCTCAGCCTCCTTCTTCTACTGTTTCTTGGGCTACATGGGTATCTTGGCCATGGCCAGCTTTATTGTGGCTTTTCTTGCCCGTAaattacctgacagcttcaatgaagccaagttcatcaccttcagcatgctggcctTCTGTAGTGTGTGGGTGTCCTTTTTTCCAGCCTATCTGAGCACAAGAGGAAAAGCCATAGTagctgtggaggtcttctccatcttgtcctcCAGCGCTGCCTTACTGGGATGCATATTTTTCCCGAAATGCTATATCATTCTTTTCAGGCCTGAACTAAATCACAGGGAACAACTAATAAAGAGGAATTAA